Proteins encoded by one window of Drosophila melanogaster chromosome X:
- the Muc18B gene encoding mucin 18B, isoform B has translation MFKLTMLMGLALILAPSTIQAKSLCRSSGYFALVDNTPDFYACQSTAYGGYSLRFLRCPAGLVFSSSMAQCVQSIAAFEARDDSNIENPTIPPSNLDESTTEKPATEAPGTTEKVTTAAPGTTEKVTTEAPGTTEKITTEAPGTTEKITTEAPGTTEKITTEAPGTTEKITTEAPGTTEKPATDAPGTTEKPATDAPGTTEKSETTDAPGTTDKSDTDAPITDEPSTAETSTDEPNTETTESGEETTIEDNVCATTGLFPTGSCTHFIVCSYAEGDELKAYTKKCPGEMQFDPFNSVCSASYDCTAGN, from the coding sequence ATGTTTAAGCTAACGATGCTGATGGGCCTGGCCCTCATCCTGGCCCCATCAACGATCCAGGCCAAGTCCCTGTGCCGCAGCAGCGGCTACTTCGCCCTAGTGGATAACACACCCGACTTCTATGCCTGCCAGTCAACCGCCTACGGTGGCTACTCTCTGCGCTTCCTGCGCTGCCCCGCTGGTCTGGTCTTCAGCTCCTCGATGGCCCAGTGCGTTCAGTCCATTGCCGCTTTCGAGGCTCGTGATGATAGCAACATCGAGAACCCTACCATTCCGCCGAGCAACCTGGATGAGAGCACCACTGAGAAACCAGCCACTGAGGCACCTGGCACAACCGAGAAAGTAACCACTGCGGCACCTGGCACCACTGAGAAAGTAACCACTGAGGCACCTGGCACCACTGAGAAAATAACCACTGAGGCACCTGGAACCACCGAGAAAATAACCACTGAGGCACCTGGAACCACCGAGAAAATAACCACTGAGGCACCTGGAACCACCGAGAAAATAACCACTGAGGCTCCTGGAACCACTGAAAAGCCCGCCACCGATGCTCCCGGCACCACCGAAAAACCAGCCACGGATGCACCTGGAACCACTGAGAAATCAGAAACTACTGATGCTCCCGGCACCACGGATAAATCAGATACTGATGCTCCCATTACCGACGAGCCGTCAACCGCTGAGACCAGTACCGATGAGCCCAACACCGAGACCACTGAAAGCGGCGAAGAGACCACCATCGAGGACAATGTGTGCGCCACCACCGGACTATTCCCGACGGGCAGCTGCACGCACTTCATCGTCTGCAGCTACGCCGAAGGGGACGAGCTGAAGGCCTACACGAAGAAGTGTCCTGGCGAGATGCAGTTCGATCCCTTCAACAGCGTTTGCTCAGCGTCTTACGACTGCA